From a region of the Helianthus annuus cultivar XRQ/B chromosome 5, HanXRQr2.0-SUNRISE, whole genome shotgun sequence genome:
- the LOC118492574 gene encoding uncharacterized protein LOC118492574, producing the protein MRTLTLSLSNRRQPGVVFRPISPSNALRYPPFITPGEPVKPHPTRTSDTAVEREREAARNVVKREIGEERKGDGDGAVSPLTAATVETPATVVFLRFRQVPSGFGSAV; encoded by the exons ATGAGAACCCTAACCCTCTCTCTGTCCAATCGCCGGCAACCAGGAGTTGTTTTCCGGCCTATTTCTCCGTCAAACGCCCTCAGATATCCTCCCTTCATCACTCCCGGTGAGCCGGTGAAGCCACACCCCACCCGCACCTCAGACACAgccgtagagagagagagagaggcagcGAGAAATGTGGTGAAGAGAGAGATCGGAGAGGAGAGAAAAGGCGACGGAGATGGAGCGGTgtcgccgctcacggcggcgacAGTGGAGACACCGGCGACGGTGGTGTTCCTCAGATTCCGACAAGTTCCG TCGGGGTTCGGTTCAGCGGTATAG
- the LOC110939236 gene encoding arabinosyltransferase RRA3, giving the protein MAGPISRRSTNASRSVLRSRISVAILIGIILGCIFAVLYPHGFFSRDSYSDSHFQSRRLSRSNIQIKCESTERVNMLKSDIEDLSNTNDELQKQIRDLNEKLRVVEQKNRQAEQQVVVVGDPQKAGPFGTVKGIRTNPTVLPDEAVNPRLAKILEKVAVKNELIVSLANSNVKPMLEVWASSIKRSGIHNYLVVALDDGIVDFCKENNVPFYTRDPDEEIDSIGKTGGNHQVSGLKFRILREFLQLGYGVLLSDLDIVYIQNPFDHIHRDSDVESMSDGHDNMTAYGYNDVFDEPAMGWARYVHTMRIWVYNSGFFYLRPTLPAIELLDRVADRLSRDPSEWDQAVFNEELFFPSHPGYIGLHASKRTMDHYLFMNSKVLFKEVRKDDDLKRLKPVIVHVNYHPDKLPRMEAVVEFYFNGKQDAFDMFPDGSD; this is encoded by the exons ATGGCGGGTCCTATAAGCCGCAGATCGACAAACGCATCACGTTCGGTTCTTAGATCAAGAATTTCCGTCGCAATTCTCATTGGAATTATCCTTGGATGTATCTTTGCAGTTTTATATCCTCATGGTTTCTTCTCTCGCGACTCCTATTCCGATTCTCATTTCCAGAGTCGTCGTCTTTCAAGATCGAATATCCAG ATTAAATGTGAATCCACAGAGAGAGTTAACATGTTAAAATCAGACATTGAAGATCTATCAAACACAAATGATGAACTACAGAAGCAAATTAGGGACTTAAACGAAAAGTTGCGGGTGGTTGAACAGAAAAACCGTCAAGCTGAACAACAAGTTGTAGTTGTAGGTGATCCCCAAAAAGCTGGGCCTTTCGGGACCGTTAAGGGTATAAGAACTAACCCAACTGTCCTCCCAGATGAAGCTGTTAACCCGAGACTCGCCAAGATCTTGGAAAAAGTAGCAGTAAAAAATGAGCTTATAGTTTCACTTGCAAATTCTAATGTAAAGCCCATGTTAGAGGTATGGGCTTCCAGCATAAAAAGATCAGGCATACACAATTATCTTGTTGTGGCTTTGGATGATGGAATTGTAGATTTTTGCAAAGAAAATAATGTACCGTTTTACACAAGAGACCCAGATGAGGAAATCGATTCCATTGGCAAAACAGGCGGTAATCATCAAGTTTCGGGGTTAAAGTTCAGAATCTTGAGGGAGTTTTTGCAGTTGGGTTATGGTGTTTTGTTATCTGATTTGGACATTGTATACATACAGAATCCCTTTGATCATATACATCGCGATTCAGATGTGGAATCAATGTCTGATGGACATGATAACATGACTGCTTATggatataatgatgtttttgatGAGCCTGCAATGGGTTGGGCTAGATATGTTCATACAATGAGAATTTGGGTTTATAATTCTGGGTTTTTCTATTTAAGACCTACTCTACCTGCGATTGAGCTTTTAGATCGCGTGGCTGACAGGCTTTCTCGCGACCCATCTGAATGGGATCAAGCGGTTTTCAACGAGGAATTGTTTTTCCCTTCTCATCCTGGTTATATTGGTCTTCATGCTTCTAAACGAACGATGGATCATTATCTTTTTATGAACAGTAAGGTTCTTTTTAAGGAGGTTAGAAAAGATGATGATTTGAAGAGGTTAAAGCCGGTGATTGTTCACGTTAACTATCATCCTGATAAGTTACCGCGAATGGAAGCTGTTGTTGAGTTCTATTTTAATGGCAAACAAGATGCGTTTGACATGTTTCCTGATGGTTCTGATTAA
- the LOC110941460 gene encoding uncharacterized protein LOC110941460 → MKQKDEEHKAVLAKMEESLSGARLAYESMMAERDAFKTGEADLKGRLEEMEGENASLKTEVTDLRETKVWMLTEGAQLLAKNIHKGKEMTAAVAGVNNAMSAVGINSGLHSGYVHALQKKTPFKEIPLLNRNATEELKAAVVCFDTLKFPVIEDLPKLSDAPLPEIKKALRFASDDLPNE, encoded by the exons ATGAAACAGAAGGACGAAGAGCACAAAGCGGTTTTGGCGAAGATGGAGGAGTCTCTCAGCGGTGCCCGTCTTGCGTATGAGAGTATGATGGCTG AGCGTGATGCGTTCAAAACAGGGGAGGCTGATTTGAAGGGTCGCCTGGAGGAAATGGAGGGGGAGAATGCTTCTCTAAAGACGGAAGTGACTGATCTCCGTGAAACGAAGGTTTGGATGCTTACGGAAGGTGCCCAGCTTCTAGCAAAGAATATTCATAAGGGCAAGGAGATGACTGCTGCCGTGGCTGGGGTTAATAACGCGATGAGCGCGGTCGGTATTAACTCGGGCTTGCACTCCGGCTACGTTCATGCTCTGCAGAAAAAGACTCCTTTCAAAGAGATTCCACTGTTGAACCGTAATGCTACGGAGGAGCTGAAGGCGGcggttgtttgttttgatactcTCAAGTTCCCCGTAATTGAAGACCTTCCGAAGCTAAGTGATGCGCCCCTTCCTGAAATTAAGAAGGCCCTTCGCTTTGCTAGTGATGATTTGCCGAATGAATGA